taGTGGTTATGTTAATTATTGTAAAAccaaaaaattaaaaagaagaCCTACATGTATAGTggataaagaaaataattgtAGTAAATGGTTATTATggataaaaagaataaagagggatgaaaatttattttttgaaaatgAGGAAGacatattaaattatttcttaCAATATGTAGATTGTAACGTATATTTGACTTATTCCAGACATAAAACTGTTGGATTATTAAGTCTGTATGGTTCCTATTTAAATagtatacatatacaaaataaaacattGGGTGATTTTTTCTGGAACGTAACAAAAGCGAAAATACAAAAATCAGCAATtcaattaaataataatatatgtgatGCTCACAAGGTATGGGATTATCACAATGTATGGGATGATCGCAATGTATGGGATGATCACAGTGTATGTGATTCTCACAATGTATGTGATCCTCACAATGTATGggatgatgatgaaaaaaaaaacaaatgcTCCTATTATCaagaaaaaagagaaaCGGATTTTCTTTCAAATACCCTTAATTTTCCAACACCCTTTAAAAGGCATGAAGAAAACAGAAATGggaataaatataataacgatttatataatacgCACCGTGTGAGTAATATACAAGATGCTCAAGATAAAAACGAgattaataaatatgatatatgtATGAAAACGAGTTCAGAAATTAATGAGTTCATTGAAAAGgataattatgatgaatcacataataacatatctgtaaatttaaaaaacaatgctcaatatttattaaatgtaaataaattatttgaaaaaaattttttcaatgatattttttatccatatatattaataataccTAGGTTCTTTcattgtaaaaaaaaaaacagtGTAATTATACCCAAATGTTCCAAAATATTAGATATgcataattataaaaatataggaataaaaaaaaaatatttccaATCAAAAGCAAATCAAACATTTCatgttaaaatatatttaaaaaatttatcaAATATTGAATTAGGTAAATAtactttattattatatccaTCTAATTTAAAATCTATCAAAATTATAGGGAGTCTTAATAAAACTggatatttattaaataataatcacttgaattataataatactacAAACATGttaaaatgtaaaaaacCATACCTTTTACATTCATTCAGTGTTTATTCTTTATTCCCAGGaaaagtttttttttatataactatatatttacatacCTATAAcactttattatttcatcaTGAGCCTATATTAATAACAATAGtataaatagaaaatatagcatatatatatataaaatattacagatgtagataaaaatacatatattttgatattatatatatatatatatatatataattgttgtcatctttttaaaataaatacatcAAATGATTATGTGAcattccatttttttttttttttttttttttttaaaaacataatattaattatatatataatataaaaataattatatgaatgaatatacatctcattttttaaattgtaccaattatataaattacGTNNNNNNNNNNNNNNNNNNNNNNNNNNNNNNNNNNNNNNNNNNNNNNNNNNNNNNNNNNNNNNNNNNNNNNNNNNNNNNNNNNNNNNNNNNNNNNNNNNNNNNNNNNNNNNNNNNNNNNNNNNNNNNNNNNNNNNNNNNNNNNNNNNNNNNNNNNNNNNNNNNNNNNNNNNNNNNNNNNNNNNNNNNNNNNNNNNNNNNNNNNNNNNNNNNNNNNNNNNNNNNNNNNNNNNNNNNNNNNNNNNNNNNNNNNNNNNNNNNNNNNNNNNNNNNNNNNNNNNNNNNNNNNNNNNNNNNNNNNNNNNNNNNNNNNNNNNNNNNNNNNNNNNNNNNNNNNNNNNNNNNNNNNNNNNNNNNNNNNNNNNNNNNNNNNNNNNNNGTAATATTGTAATGttgtaatatttaattatttatatattttaaagattggatttatatatatatatatatatatatatatatatatttcatttatataatattttaaaataatgaattttGAAGATGACGATGATATTGTTATACCAGGAGAGTTCTTAGGTTTACAAGCTGAATATATAAACGgtaataatacatatttattaaaaggTGAAATAAGATCAAGTATACTTGgtcaaaaaattataaataaaaataatgacaagaaaacaattataagtgtatataatttgaaACCACCTTCTTTATATCTTCCCAAAATAGGGGATATAgtaatatgtaaaatacAACGTGTATCTTTCCATATgatatattgttatatcCTTTCAtcacataatatatttacaaagAACGCATTAAAAggatttatattaaaaagtgatatacatataaatgaagGAGAGTTAGGCgataattttatatgttttaaacaaggagatataataaaagcTAAAGTTTTGTCCATAGGCCAATATTCATCTTATAAGTTATCGACAGTTGGTTCAGAACTAGGAGTCATAGCAGCATTTAACCAAAAGggtaatataaaaataaataaataaataaataaataaatatataaatatatatatatatatatatatatataatttattatttatatatatgcatattttattattttatttttttttttaaggCGAAATATTAAGACCAGTTGCTTGGAACCTCGTATTAAACATAAATGACATGACCTTTGAAAGAAGAAAAGCTTCAAACGATTTTTCTCTCCTcctttaataaatatacattatgCTAACCATGTggatattatatatatatatatatatatatatatgttatttatttatttatttatttatttattttatttttttattttattttttttgtttatttttattttttctgtCTTAATTGGACCCACTACAAATGggtaatttttttttaaatgaacAAGTTTggaaacaaaaaaaaaatatatatatatataaaataataaaataataaaataataaaataaaaaatatgtaatatatatatatatttatatttacatataattatacaaacaaaatatgtaaagacaaaaaaataaataaataataataaaataatatacttatatacttattacataaaacattttaacAAATTAGATGAAACTGTTTTCCCCTTATCTTTAACCTCAGtctttacatttttttcctcGTGCGTTATATTCTTCATCGTTTCAAagttcatattatttttttcttcatttccttctttacttttttttattgtaaGAAAGTTCAATTTTTTGGTGCCTTCTGGCTCTGATGaatatttccttttcttAATCTTCTTATTATGGTcgtttatatttttttgtaaaaattCATCATAActtttatacatattttttaaagaatattGTAATTTGTCTTTTCTAGATATATTCCTAAATAGAACAGAAGAAATTAGATCATTCCATGtcatattctttatatatttaatatgcCAAAAATGTTctcttaatatattttttctttttttccCTCCAATAGGTtgattatttaataaactTTCTACTTTTATAGcatcttttttattcaGAAATTCTATATATCCATCTTGatatttattcttatttctttttttcttttcttttttttcttcatttttcCCTTTGGAcataatattcatatcctcttcatttattttatttaaatggATTTTATCCACATCACcatatttacaaaatatttctCTTATTTTAGATATACTTAATCCAATGGGAACAtaagataaataaattattccTCTTTTTGATTCTTCTCTTTTTACTTCTTGCCATAACTTGTCATTCAATTGAAATCGTTCGTCTACAATTTTGttttcatctttttcttccattgtaatttatttctttatacatatctatatatacataaagaaataaataataaagcAGACCCTTTTCCTTTGAGCGACACTTAAAGTTAATATTGAATCcaaattttatattcacTTGATATAAACGtttgtaataaataattttcgCACAATATCataacaaaattatataacCAACATAATTTGTTtgtacataaaaaaaaaaaaatatatatatatatatatatatatattatatgtatgtttGGAAATGCTcgattttttttttctttttcttcttataatattatatagaaCTCTGTTctaatttttatttttttaataattataaatgggacatcatttttttttttttataaaattagataaatattacatatataaatatatatataaatatatcattagcaaatataaaaaaaaaaaaaaaacataattGCAAAAAATCTAATacaatattaaaaataaaaaatatttaattgtatatatatataatatatatatattatatatatataatatttatatatttgtatttataaattttttctcCTTTACAATCTGCctgaaataaaaaaaattatataaaagaagattattatgtatatgcatatatatatatatatataatatatacatattattatatggatttttttttttttttttttttttttttttttaaatttatataaaaataaaaatatatatatataataatttacataaaaaagttaaatatatatatataatatatttttttttttttattttttttttttttttaaatgttgTACAATGGAAAACTCCCAGTACTATAACAGACTTGTAGAATTAAATTCCTTAGCtgaacatatattttgtcaaaataaaaagttgCTTTTAATcgataataatttaaacGGAATAAGGGAAACCTTAGGGGCTTATCGAAGaaatgaaattataaaaaataatgtaaaaattagttcatataataatttattctTAACTTTGAGTAAACACGAAATGAAGGGCTATCTGgaaaatgtatatatacccacaaaaaaatataaaaatgaaaatataaaaaaaattatcacctttacatatatatatatatatatatatatatatatatatatataaatgtatatatttatattatttatttttatgtatagATTGAAAAAACGCTAACAGAAAAGAGAGACAAAGaaagagaaaaaagaaaagcTCTAATTAAGGAACTTGTAAAACTCAATCCAAGTGTCACAGAAATCCCTCTGGAGGAAGccaaatttttattaaaacaataaattagaaaaaaaataataataataataataaaatacatatatgtatacaactatatatatatatatatttaatcTATGGATTTtatccatttttttatttttccgTTTGCTTTTTAAAATTGTGCGAATGTATTTATGACCAAAATTGATGGGCACTGTGAAatgtagaaaaaaaaaatacaatatgaaaaagaaaaaattaaaatgaaataattatcatataaaatatgttacaataaatatatatatatatatatatatatatatgtatatttttttttttttttgtaatttatatgtgCATAACATTTAACAAGATTTTTAATACAATAAATTTGTAATGTATACTCAAAAGgacacacatatataatatatatatatatatttttttttttttttttttaattttttaaatatattataatgtagaatccaaatattataatataaaaacaacaaacaaaaaaaaaaataaaataaaataataatatttttaacctttatatatttattttgtcTCATGCACCTTGTATGATTCTTTATTTTCAGTTACCCACGATTCGGATTCATAACCCTCCTGATAAAAAATCACCTTCTTATcagaaatattttttgtgCTTTTTctgttcatatttttatatcttttttcGAATTTGTTTTTTGGATATTCAGCAATATAAAATTCTTTCTCCTTGTTATAATGTTCTATATACTCTAGATCGTTCTGAATATCATACCTAAAATGTGGATAATATGCATAAAGggtcatatatatatatatatatatatatatatatttatttatttattcatttatatacaatGAAGTGATTACCATCCGGATACGTGAACTTTTGGGTTGTAAACCCTTTTTGTTCTGTATTCTGAATAATCAATCTTAACCGTATTGATATTTGacattttttcttaaagacatatatttatttggTAAAACATAtagttttattatttatgtgttaaaattatacaaggaataaattaatttgaaaaatagaaagaaaaaaaagaatgaattctatagatataaaaatattcaaaaaaaaagattatATGGTTGTTAATTCTGAAAAATGCgaactatatatataatataattctttaatattcagaataataaaatgggtgctatatttttttttttttttttttttccctttttttattatgtatatttttgttgGTATATCATTTCAAGTTCcttaaaagaaaaaaatagaatTCATAAATTTcttcaatatataaacaccatgtttatttttttatctatatatttttattttattattattatttttttatttatatagtTTTTGATGTATGGTTTTATTTGTTAGCTAGCCAAATGTAAAATaagtttatatatatatatatattatatatgttatatatgagttttctatataatactaaaatatcattatatatagatttATGCTACCAGTATAGCATTTTTAAgttgtaataatataacagAACTCATATTTCTAAAGACATATAAGTtgaaaataagaaaatatatatatatatatatataaccCTTTTTAgctgtttttttttttttttttttttatttttacatgaacagttcataattttttttttcataatttataatgaaagaaataaatatcaCCCTTTAGTgaagggaaaaaaaaaatatatatataaaataaaattgttaTTCTATTccaaaaatattaaaattgtatatctattatatcataaacattataatatttgttggacaatataaaaaaaatattaaatacatatatatatatatatttatatatttatatttatttattttcgATTTATATAAGCTTAGTAAGGTTGTAGCTCGTTACACTGCTAAATTATAAGTTCCAGGCATTCGTGCGCACAAATAGaaacaattatatataagaaaaaagaaaacaataaatatataaacaaattttTCAACCCCAAGGTGTCTATTCtagtatattttattattaaattttttttttcttaaaaatgtaaattcaaaaatactaataaaattgattatatattcaatcACTATATGATTCATAAGATAAAAAGAAGTTGTaacaatattaaaaagcttcaaacaaaaaataaaaaaataaaaatatattgaacATATTGAACATATTGaacatatttttactaATACATGTATAGAAGTTGTTTTTTCACATCgttttcattttaattattttatactacatttaaaaaaaaattaaaaataaaggttgatattttttacaaacatgtgtaaataatatatatatatatatcataaaattatatgtagatatatatatgcaataaaaacataaatatttttaaataaataaaattcaACATTGTGctttataataaatacgTGTATTTAGATTccataattaaaaataataattaataataaaataaaaaagatgtcatataatatcatattaatttacaaaaaatatatatgtgaataattcttgtttaaaaaatttttcttaagtattatatactatatatacctatacccccaaaaaaaaaaaaaaaaaaaaaaaaaaaaacatatatatatatatatatatataatatattatatgaataatataaatatatataagtcataataaagaaatatgtGAAAAAAACTACCActaaatttataaaaaaattatataaatgtataattataacaaaa
The window above is part of the Plasmodium reichenowi strain SY57 chromosome 7, whole genome shotgun sequence genome. Proteins encoded here:
- a CDS encoding hypothetical protein (conserved Plasmodium protein, unknown function), producing MSNINTVKIDYSEYRTKRVYNPKVHVSGWYDIQNDLEYIEHYNKEKEFYIAEYPKNKFEKRYKNMNRKSTKNISDKKVIFYQEGYESESWVTENKESYKVHETK
- a CDS encoding exosome complex component CSL4, putative; its protein translation is MNFEDDDDIVIPGEFLGLQAEYINGNNTYLLKGEIRSSILGQKIINKNNDKKTIISVYNLKPPSLYLPKIGDIVICKIQRVSFHMIYCYILSSHNIFTKNALKGFILKSDIHINEGELGDNFICFKQGDIIKAKVLSIGQYSSYKLSTVGSELGVIAAFNQKGEILRPVAWNLVLNINDMTFERRKASNDFSLLL
- a CDS encoding hypothetical protein (conserved Plasmodium protein, unknown function), giving the protein MENSQYYNRLVELNSLAEHIFCQNKKLLLIDNNLNGIRETLGAYRRNEIIKNNVKISSYNNLFLTLSKHEMKGYLENIEKTLTEKRDKEREKRKALIKELVKLNPSVTEIPLEEAKFLLKQ
- a CDS encoding small subunit rRNA processing protein, putative codes for the protein MEEKDENKIVDERFQLNDKLWQEVKREESKRGIIYLSYVPIGLSISKIREIFCKYGDVDKIHLNKINEEDMNIMSKGKNEEKKEKKKRNKNKYQDGYIEFLNKKDAIKVESLLNNQPIGGKKRKNILREHFWHIKYIKNMTWNDLISSVLFRNISRKDKLQYSLKNMYKSYDEFLQKNINDHNKKIKKRKYSSEPEGTKKLNFLTIKKSKEGNEEKNNMNFETMKNITHEEKNVKTEVKDKGKTVSSNLLKCFM